The genome window ACTCATTGTGGCTCAGCTGTTTTAAGCTCAGAACAATACTTCTTTTTATATGATTCGTTTAGCTTCCAGGTCAACCATCTATCCTTGCATACGTCATTGAGTACAGAGAGAATGAAATCACTCAGCATTTCATCCTCGCTCTTCTCTGACCAATTGTAGAATATCCTTCTTGTAGTTCCCTGCACTACATATTCAAAGAATGGGCTGAGCCTCTTTCTCCTAGCTGGGAAGTACACATATATTGGTTTTCCCAGCCTGGCAGCCTCCATTACTTCGTAGAATACACCATAGGATGCATTTTCCGAATAGTGATACACAATTATTGCATTGGCATTTCTAACGAGCGATATGTCCCTTTCCACAACTTGTGACCTTATGAGGTCAATGGATTCCTGAAGCTCATCGAGCTTAAGCTTTATGCCATTTATTTCCACTGCACTCTCATTTCCGCTAAATGCTGTTTCATATTCTGTGATGAGATCCCAATCCTTTATGGTGAGGGGATTTAGAACTATGAAATACTTGGAGATAGCAGATATGAATTTCGAGATTTCCTGCTCAACCTTCTCCAGTGGAATTCCAGTTATTGGGAAGCTCAGATATATCTTTGGTTTCTCCCGCACAATCAGATCTAGGAAGGTTGAAACTGGATGATTCACGCTGAATACGAGCCAATCTATTTTTTTACCATCGCGCCTGCTCTGTATTTCTCTTATGTAGTCCAGAACCAAGTTGATGCTCTCCTTTCTCCAGGTAGCCAAAATGCTCAGCCTGGGCTCAATTCTTCCTCTCCAAGCTTGATCAGATAATAGCCTCTTCTTTACATTTAATAGGTCATCAACTAATATGTAGATCTCTTCAGGATTTATTCTCTCTATATGTTTGATGCTGAGCCCTCTTATAATTCCCTCGGGGTGTGTGTGGCTGGGAGCTATTCTAAATATTGCAGGAGAGCTAATTACGCTGATAACATTTCTCTTAGATGATGCTTCTCTCCTGTTGATCCTCGCTATTATCTCCTCTATGGCTTCATCCCTAATTGTATTGAGCTGCTCTGGAGAAAGGTCCAGGACGTTTTCCCTCGTTATGTTTAGAGAGTACCTCTCTCCAACGAGTTTCATGTAGTCGAAAACCCTGTATATGTCAATGGATGCATCGATATTGCTTTTTGAAGCTAGATCAACTAGTTCATCTAGAAACTCGTCCCTTCTGTTCAGAGGAGGGCTTGTAACAAGAATTCTCCTATGCCCTCCCCTATCTTGGGAGTAAGTGGGTGAGAGGTTGGAAGAAAAAAGCTGCGTTGAGTCACTTAAAACCAGGTTTCCTCACCCTCACCACATCTTTGTTCACGAGATCAGGTGGTACTCTGCCATTGAGGAATTCTATTAAGTTCATTGCTACTTTTTCTGCCATTGCATTTCTAGCTTCATGCGTCGCGCTTCCTATATGAGGGGCAAGCACAACATTTTTCAGCCCTGTGAGCTCATGTGATGCTGGAAGAGGTTCTTCCTCAAAGACATCGAGAGCAGCGCCAGCTATCCATCCTTCTTTGAGTGCCTTCACAAGGGCCCTAGTGTCAACTATGGCGCCTCTTGCAGCATTGATCAGATATGCTGTTGGCTTCATGAGCCTCAATCTCTGCTCGTTTATTAGATGCCTTGTTTGCTCATTCAGATTTGCGTGAATTGTAACTACATCGCTGATTGACAGCAAATCGTCGAGCTCTGCATATTTCGCATTGAGGGCTTTCTCCTCCTCAGGAGATAGCCTAAATTGATCGTAGTAAACAATATTCATTCCAAATCCTATTGCCCTCCTGGCGACCTCTCTTCCTATCCTTCCCATTCCTATTATGCCAAGAGTCTTTCCCTTCAGCTCCATGCCAAGAAGCATAAGAGGGTGCCAACCAGTTCTCGATCTTTCCCAGTCTCCATTTCTAACGAATGCATCGGCTTCCACTATTCTTCTGGTTATTGCAAGCAGCAGAGCCATAGTGAGATCGGCTGTTGCATCTGTTAGGACGCCAGGGGTGTTGGTAATGTATATGCCCTTCTCTGTAGCGTATTTTATATCTATGTTATCAAAACCAACTGCATATTGTGAAATTATTCTTAGATTCCTCGCTTTATCTATGAGCTCCTTATCTATTCTGTCTGTGAGTAGTGTGACTAGGGCATCAACTTCAGATGCCTTTTCCAATAGGATCTCTCTAGGGGGAGCCCAGTACTCCTTCCAAACCTCAATTTCAAATTTATCCCTCAGCTTTTCAATCCCCACAGCTGGAATTTCCCTTGTTATAAAAAGTTTTGGTTTCATTTTACAGCACCGACCATATTTTATTCATTAACAAAAATATAAAATCAATCATTGGCCTTTAGTATTGAGCTCGTTTTTGCTCAACCGAATAGAAATGCTTAATATCTTCCTCTATATTTTTTCCCTTTATGCAGTATGAAAATCGAGGAGGAAAAATGTCCGAAGTTCACATACCAAAGAGCCATCCGCGATATAGAAGTCTTGTCGAAAGGGAGCTCATTGTTGAGGGTCTAAAACAGGGAATAGTTGTACCGCAGGGATTGATTGCTCATGGTAGGGGGGAAGCCTTCGACTATATAATAGGAGAGAGAACGATTCCAGCTGCTATGCATGCAATAGACGTATCGGTAGCGAGAATTCTCCTGGCAAATCATCCAGTTATTTCAGTAAATGGGAACACGGCCGCGCTTGTGCCAAGAGAGATTGTTGAGCTTTCCAGGGAGACTGGAGCAGAAGTTGAAGTGAACCTGTTCTATAGGACAGAGGAGAGGGTGAGAAAAATAGCGGATCACCTGAAAAAGCATGGAGCTAACAGAATCCTTGGCGAAAAGTACGTCGAAGGTATACCGGGGCTAGAAAGCGAGAGGAGAAAGGTTGATCCGGAGGGGATTTTGAAAGCTGATGTCGTTCTCGTCATGCTTGAGGATGGTGATAGGACTGAGTATTTGAAAGCTATGGGAAAATTCGTCATAGCCATAGACCTGAACCCATTCTCGAGGACTGCTAGGAAGGCAGACATAACCATTATGGATAACGTGACGAGAGCACTTCCAGTTATGATAGAAAGGGCGAGAGAGATGAAGAGCTGGAGTAGAGAAAGGCTGGAGAGCCTAGTTAATAGCTACAGTAATTCTGTCAAGCTTTCCGAATATGTTGAGCATATATTGAATAGGCTGAGAGAGGAGGTTGAGAGGCTGAGAGCGATGGAAAAATAGATTAGCAAAAGTCATTCCATCAATTCTCTTATGCTGAGTCCATTTTCAGAAATAGTATGGCTTCTGGCATTCCCAAACAATGAGATAAGTGACTCAAGTGCCTCATTCACTTCGCCTTTTTCGACGACAACTACAATGAGTCCCTTCTTCACGAAGTATCCCAAGGCATCAATCCTTCTGAAAGCTCTCTTGAGCTCTTCATCCATTTCCCTTGTCATCATTCCCACGCTCAAGCTGAATTCTCTCCCGGCTTCAACCAAGTTGCTGAGTGATGGGTTCTCAGCGAATTTCTTGAATATCCTTTCTCCTTCTTTCTTTATCTGTTCTCCGTAAGCCTGGAGCATTTTCTCTGTGCTCATTTTTCTGATGATGGATGTTATCACCCTGTATTTTCCAATGCTTTCGATTAGACTGTCAACAGCTGAATATCCCGGAGCTCCAGGGCTTTGCCTAATAACTATTCCTTTTCCCATGCATATTGCGCTTACATCTCCGAGTCCTGTGCCTGATCTCACTTCCGCTATGTGTGCTGCACGACAAATCTCTCCGAGCATAGTCCTACCTCTGGCATGCATGAGCAGATAGAAGGAATAAGATATCGAGAAGGCTGCACTGACAGCATAGCCTACCGAGTGAGGGAGGGGATCCCTATATTGAAAGGGAATGCTCTCCTTAATTTTGAGTACTCTTCTTATGATGTTTGCTTGCCTGGGAGCTCTTGTGCGGAGAGGACCTCTTCCTGGATAGCATGCTACGGCATTTGGCTTGATAAGAAAGCCCGCTCCAATAGAGCCAGTCCTGAGAGGATCTTCTTCGTAGAAGGGGAGCCAGAAGGCTGAGATGTGGTGAGGAACCTCAATGCAAAGTCTTCGAGGAGCTTCCAAGTCTGAGATCCCTCACCACATCGAGTATTCTTCTAGCTATAAAGCGCTTGAGAGCTTTCTCAACTTTGATGACTTCCCCCCTCCTTGTTATTATTGTGATCTCATTGTAATCGCTGGAAAATCCTATGTCCTTCCTTGCCACGTTATTTGCTACAACGACATCTGCATTGTACTTGTTGAGCTTAGCTCTGGCTGCTTCCATGAGTTGTTCCTCACTATCAACTGTTTCTGCTGCGAATACAACGAGAATGGAGTTCTTCTTTCTCCTGCCAACCTCTTCAACGATTTTTGGCGTTGGTTCCAGGGCTAAGTTCAGAATGCTGCTGCTCGAGATCTTTTTCTCCTCAGAATAAGTTGGTTTGAAGTCGGCGGGAGCTGCTGCCATTATTATTACATCTGGAGAAAAGGCTCCCATTTCACTGAGCACAGCATTCAGGAGCTCATTTGTTGTCTCCACAGATGTTTTGTTTCTTATCACTCTGAGCTCGCTTGACAATATGGGACCATGTATGAGTGAAACCTCTGCTCCCCTGTACATTGCTTCAATTGCCAGGGAAAGCCCCATTTTCCCCGAGCTTGGATTGCTTATGAATCTAACAGGATCCAGATATTCTCTCGTGGGTCCTGAAGTAATCAGCATCTTCATTCCTCTCAGATCATTTCCCCGAGAGAGAATAGCCTCAACGTGCCATGAGAGCTCCCACTCCTCTGGAAATTTTGCTTTATCTCCCTCAATGATTGGTTCATGAAATAGTACACCTAGCTTCCTTAGCTTCTCAACATTTTCTGCATACTGAGGCGCTTTCATGAGCTGAATGTGCATTGTTGGTACAAGAATAACTGGCTTCCCTGCCCCAATGAAAGATAGCGCTGTGAGAGTTACTGGGGAATCGGCAATTCCATTTGCAAGCTTGGAGACTGTGTTTTCAGTCGCAGGTGCTATGAGCATAGCATCGCACTCTTCGGAAAGAGCTATATGTCCTACTTCCCCTCCAAATCGTCCATGGAAAACTCTATTGCCAGTGGCCCA of Fervidicoccaceae archaeon contains these proteins:
- the coaBC gene encoding bifunctional phosphopantothenoylcysteine decarboxylase/phosphopantothenate--cysteine ligase CoaBC, whose amino-acid sequence is MEDFTNIKRIRHPSKKIIGEQSKELMGKCIVLGVTSSVSLYRSIDVARSLMRNGLEVHVVMSEEAARLVSPELFEWATGNRVFHGRFGGEVGHIALSEECDAMLIAPATENTVSKLANGIADSPVTLTALSFIGAGKPVILVPTMHIQLMKAPQYAENVEKLRKLGVLFHEPIIEGDKAKFPEEWELSWHVEAILSRGNDLRGMKMLITSGPTREYLDPVRFISNPSSGKMGLSLAIEAMYRGAEVSLIHGPILSSELRVIRNKTSVETTNELLNAVLSEMGAFSPDVIIMAAAPADFKPTYSEEKKISSSSILNLALEPTPKIVEEVGRRKKNSILVVFAAETVDSEEQLMEAARAKLNKYNADVVVANNVARKDIGFSSDYNEITIITRRGEVIKVEKALKRFIARRILDVVRDLRLGSSSKTLH
- the gyaR gene encoding glyoxylate reductase yields the protein MKPKLFITREIPAVGIEKLRDKFEIEVWKEYWAPPREILLEKASEVDALVTLLTDRIDKELIDKARNLRIISQYAVGFDNIDIKYATEKGIYITNTPGVLTDATADLTMALLLAITRRIVEADAFVRNGDWERSRTGWHPLMLLGMELKGKTLGIIGMGRIGREVARRAIGFGMNIVYYDQFRLSPEEEKALNAKYAELDDLLSISDVVTIHANLNEQTRHLINEQRLRLMKPTAYLINAARGAIVDTRALVKALKEGWIAGAALDVFEEEPLPASHELTGLKNVVLAPHIGSATHEARNAMAEKVAMNLIEFLNGRVPPDLVNKDVVRVRKPGFK
- a CDS encoding 4-phosphopantoate--beta-alanine ligase, producing the protein MSEVHIPKSHPRYRSLVERELIVEGLKQGIVVPQGLIAHGRGEAFDYIIGERTIPAAMHAIDVSVARILLANHPVISVNGNTAALVPREIVELSRETGAEVEVNLFYRTEERVRKIADHLKKHGANRILGEKYVEGIPGLESERRKVDPEGILKADVVLVMLEDGDRTEYLKAMGKFVIAIDLNPFSRTARKADITIMDNVTRALPVMIERAREMKSWSRERLESLVNSYSNSVKLSEYVEHILNRLREEVERLRAMEK